The following proteins are co-located in the Salinigranum halophilum genome:
- a CDS encoding zinc-dependent metalloprotease, which yields MNLYRSVRAVAESTGDGSGAIDWDAVAEAAQASVEPGSLDLSSAEREGYAADVRDARRRLRSVGDVEFDVPPTIEIQNRHHWVDANIRTFERVMHPIEEHGTTVLPGVTRVVNTGTMAFVLSFLAKHVLGQYDPLLLADGDDDHGLYFVHPNIVRVAELLDVEYPRFRRWIAFHEVAHAAEFGAAPWLSDHLESRMERGLDALAAGDLDREAFADLDVAMTAVEGYAELLMDRAFDDEYADLREKLDARRQGGGPLARVVRRLLGLGLKRRQYERGARFFRAVADARGVAAASRVWDRPENLPTSAELDDPSRWLRRVDP from the coding sequence ATGAATCTGTACCGGAGCGTCCGGGCGGTTGCCGAATCCACCGGCGACGGCTCCGGAGCGATCGACTGGGACGCCGTCGCCGAGGCGGCCCAGGCCTCTGTCGAACCGGGTTCGCTCGACCTGTCGTCGGCGGAGCGTGAGGGGTACGCCGCCGACGTGCGGGACGCCCGCCGACGCCTCCGCTCGGTCGGCGACGTCGAATTCGACGTCCCGCCGACCATCGAGATCCAGAACCGCCACCACTGGGTCGACGCCAACATCCGGACGTTCGAGCGAGTGATGCACCCCATCGAGGAGCACGGGACGACCGTTCTCCCGGGAGTAACCCGCGTCGTCAACACCGGGACGATGGCGTTCGTCCTCTCGTTTCTCGCGAAGCACGTCCTCGGCCAGTACGACCCGCTACTACTCGCCGACGGCGACGACGACCACGGGCTGTACTTCGTTCACCCGAACATCGTCCGGGTCGCCGAACTCCTGGACGTCGAGTACCCTCGATTCCGCCGGTGGATCGCCTTCCACGAGGTGGCCCACGCCGCGGAGTTCGGCGCGGCCCCGTGGCTTTCGGACCACCTCGAGAGTCGGATGGAGCGCGGCCTCGACGCGCTCGCTGCAGGCGACCTCGACAGGGAGGCGTTCGCGGACCTCGACGTGGCGATGACCGCCGTCGAGGGCTACGCCGAACTGCTGATGGACCGGGCGTTCGACGACGAGTACGCCGACCTTCGCGAGAAACTCGACGCCCGCAGACAGGGTGGCGGTCCGCTTGCCCGTGTGGTCCGTCGGCTGCTCGGTCTCGGTCTCAAACGACGGCAGTACGAGCGCGGTGCCCGGTTCTTCCGTGCGGTGGCCGACGCCCGCGGCGTCGCCGCTGCCAGCCGGGTCTGGGACCGCCCGGAGAACCTCCCGACTAGCGCCGAACTCGACGACCCCTCGCGGTGGCTCCGCCGCGTCGACCCCTGA
- a CDS encoding VOC family protein: MRIDHVAFGWDALAPVCDALDRVGLPFDHGGTHADGTTQMALTGLPDGSYLEYIAPTAGTDPGAAGFWPEALAARAGPAAWCLRSDDVVAAAKRAIDCGLAIEGPLHGGRDRPDGRRVEWDQFFQGGDDRWFYPFVIGDRTPREWRVTETDGVTALSGVDTVVVGVRDVETAAARLDRRYRTPATTPVETDAVDGGDDAFVLPGFPVALVRGDDARLDRVGERPIAVLVGTDDLAAARTAYELTPPVAWGDRSLAWFDHDLLRGRVGVVG; encoded by the coding sequence ATGCGAATCGACCACGTCGCGTTCGGATGGGACGCTCTCGCCCCGGTCTGTGACGCGCTCGACCGCGTCGGCCTGCCGTTCGACCACGGCGGCACACACGCCGACGGCACGACACAGATGGCGCTGACCGGCCTCCCGGACGGGTCGTATCTCGAGTACATCGCGCCGACGGCGGGGACCGACCCCGGCGCTGCGGGGTTCTGGCCCGAGGCGCTCGCCGCCCGCGCGGGGCCGGCGGCGTGGTGTCTTCGGAGCGACGACGTCGTCGCCGCGGCGAAACGAGCTATCGACTGCGGTCTCGCTATCGAGGGACCGCTCCACGGCGGCCGCGACAGACCCGACGGTCGCCGCGTGGAGTGGGACCAGTTCTTCCAGGGTGGCGACGACCGATGGTTCTACCCGTTCGTCATCGGCGACAGGACCCCACGGGAGTGGCGCGTCACGGAGACGGACGGCGTCACCGCTCTCTCCGGCGTCGACACCGTCGTCGTCGGCGTCCGAGACGTCGAGACGGCGGCGGCCCGACTCGACCGACGGTACCGGACGCCAGCCACGACGCCGGTCGAGACCGACGCCGTCGACGGCGGCGACGACGCGTTCGTGCTTCCGGGGTTCCCCGTCGCACTGGTCCGCGGTGATGACGCCCGACTCGACCGTGTCGGCGAGCGTCCGATCGCCGTCCTCGTCGGAACCGACGACCTCGCGGCGGCGCGGACGGCGTACGAACTCACGCCTCCCGTCGCCTGGGGTGACCGGTCTCTCGCGTGGTTCGACCACGACCTCCTTCGGGGGAGGGTCGGCGTCGTCGGGTGA
- the rpsB gene encoding 30S ribosomal protein S2 — MSDNENDVVEVVDEEEAEEVATDVEAEAEEEAEQAAEAAEVEAEETDAADEAAAEEEAEAEAVFDEDVMPDEEADLLIPVEDYLSAGVHIGTQQKTKDMERFIHRVRDDGLYVLDVSQTDQRIRTAADFLANYAPEQILVTSSRQYGRFPAEKFADAVGARARTGRFIPGTLTNPDYAGYIEPDVVVVTDPIGDAQAVKEAITVGIPVIAMCDSNNQTSNVDLVVPTNNKGRRALSVVYWLLANETLDRRGTDQVYALDEFEEV, encoded by the coding sequence ATGAGCGACAATGAAAACGACGTGGTCGAGGTCGTCGACGAGGAGGAGGCCGAGGAGGTCGCCACCGACGTCGAGGCCGAGGCCGAAGAAGAAGCCGAACAAGCCGCCGAGGCCGCCGAGGTCGAGGCCGAAGAGACAGACGCGGCCGACGAGGCCGCCGCCGAGGAGGAGGCCGAAGCAGAGGCCGTCTTCGACGAGGACGTCATGCCGGACGAGGAGGCCGACCTCCTCATCCCGGTCGAGGACTACCTCTCTGCGGGTGTCCACATCGGGACCCAGCAGAAGACGAAGGACATGGAGCGGTTCATCCACCGCGTCCGCGACGACGGTCTCTACGTGCTCGACGTCTCACAGACCGACCAGCGCATCCGCACGGCCGCGGACTTCCTCGCGAACTACGCGCCCGAGCAGATTCTCGTCACCTCCTCGCGCCAGTACGGTCGGTTCCCGGCGGAGAAGTTCGCCGACGCCGTCGGTGCGCGCGCCCGGACCGGGCGCTTCATCCCGGGGACGCTGACGAACCCCGACTACGCCGGCTACATCGAGCCGGACGTCGTCGTGGTGACCGACCCCATCGGTGACGCCCAGGCCGTCAAAGAGGCTATCACCGTCGGTATCCCGGTCATCGCGATGTGCGACTCGAACAACCAGACGTCGAACGTCGACCTCGTCGTCCCGACGAACAACAAGGGTCGACGCGCCCTGTCGGTCGTCTACTGGCTCTTGGCCAACGAGACGCTCGACCGCCGCGGCACCGACCAGGTGTACGCCCTCGACGAGTTCGAGGAAGTCTAG